A genomic segment from Gemmatimonadota bacterium encodes:
- the xrt gene encoding exosortase has protein sequence MTIALTIPAIRTRIKGAPLGWVTSGLFLACFAPVIYGLIVAWLTIPDAAHGILIAPVAVWLAWKSGVIADSQPARWAGAIIILVAVVASLFGRVAGVETIPRAALFMALVGLTLWFAGWRQVLAWWLPFLLFALTIPLPESIIASMTLPLQEIAAKMGAAMLSWRHIPVLLSGNVIRLPGHTLFVSEACSGLRSLTALLSMAILVGALFLKYPLSRILMVAFAVGLAIFVNGIRIFMTGFLVFFVDPKLGEGFMHLTEGYLLFLISLSILALLTWLFLRVEGRFGGKANA, from the coding sequence GTGACTATCGCCCTGACCATTCCTGCAATCCGGACGAGGATCAAGGGTGCGCCGCTCGGCTGGGTGACTTCGGGATTGTTCCTTGCCTGCTTTGCCCCTGTCATTTACGGTCTCATCGTCGCGTGGCTCACGATCCCGGACGCCGCGCACGGTATTCTGATCGCGCCTGTCGCCGTCTGGCTGGCATGGAAGTCTGGCGTCATCGCAGACTCCCAGCCGGCGCGATGGGCCGGCGCGATCATCATCCTGGTCGCCGTGGTCGCCAGCCTTTTCGGGCGCGTTGCCGGCGTCGAAACGATTCCACGTGCTGCACTGTTCATGGCGCTCGTCGGATTGACGCTCTGGTTTGCGGGTTGGCGCCAGGTCCTGGCCTGGTGGCTTCCGTTCCTTCTCTTCGCACTGACCATTCCACTTCCGGAATCGATCATCGCGTCGATGACGCTGCCACTCCAGGAGATCGCCGCAAAGATGGGCGCGGCGATGCTGTCGTGGCGGCACATCCCGGTGCTACTCTCGGGCAACGTCATCCGCCTTCCAGGTCACACGTTGTTCGTGAGCGAGGCGTGCAGCGGATTGCGCTCGCTCACTGCGCTCCTCAGCATGGCAATTCTGGTCGGCGCGCTGTTCCTGAAATACCCGCTGAGCAGAATCCTCATGGTAGCGTTTGCCGTCGGCCTCGCGATCTTCGTCAACGGAATCAGAATCTTCATGACTGGATTCCTCGTTTTCTTCGTGGATCCCAAGCTCGGCGAGGGATTCATGCATCTCACGGAAGGGTATCTGCTGTTCCTGATCTCACTATCGATACTGGCGCTGCTGACGTGGTTGTTCCTGCGCGTCGAAGGTCGTTTTGGAGGCAAGGCAAATGCTTGA
- a CDS encoding ATP-grasp domain-containing protein, translating into MTGNNQHRRTILVTDGEQRATLAVVRSLGAAGHVVHVSASAPRSLAAASRFARTEHVVPDALVDPHRFADEIHTIVARNGIDTIIPMTEPALLAILPARGRFDGVLIPFADADTFTGISDKQSVLAAASRVGIAVPAQTVIADARDVESLDISSLRYPLVVKPARSVSTGSDDRLKLSVQHAASATELRAELDCMDARAYPLLLQQRIVGPGIGIFVLVWNGKLVAQFAHRRIREKPPAGGISVYRESVAVDAELLRMSLALLAEFAWQGVAMVEYKLDESTGQPYLMEINGRFWGSLQLAIDSGVDFPTLLIAAATEQQPDPVSQFRTGVRSRWFWGDVDHLLTRLRRSDRQLSLPSGSPSRWAAVKAFFTHHPGDVSEIRRRDDMRPFLRESVQWFQQLL; encoded by the coding sequence GTGACCGGGAACAATCAGCACCGCCGCACCATCCTGGTGACGGACGGCGAACAACGCGCGACACTTGCCGTGGTCCGGTCGCTCGGCGCCGCTGGCCACGTCGTTCACGTGTCCGCGTCGGCGCCGCGCTCACTCGCCGCGGCATCGCGCTTCGCTCGCACCGAACACGTCGTCCCGGATGCGCTCGTGGATCCACATCGCTTCGCCGACGAGATTCACACCATCGTCGCACGCAACGGCATCGACACCATCATTCCAATGACGGAGCCTGCACTTCTCGCAATCCTTCCGGCACGTGGGCGTTTCGACGGTGTGTTGATCCCTTTTGCGGACGCCGATACGTTCACCGGAATTTCCGACAAGCAGTCGGTACTCGCCGCCGCAAGTAGAGTCGGCATCGCCGTGCCAGCTCAGACCGTGATTGCCGATGCTCGAGATGTTGAATCTCTGGATATCTCATCGCTTCGCTATCCGCTCGTCGTCAAGCCGGCACGGTCTGTTTCGACGGGGTCGGACGATCGCCTCAAGCTGTCCGTGCAGCATGCGGCCTCGGCGACGGAACTGCGCGCGGAGCTCGACTGCATGGACGCGCGTGCCTACCCGCTTCTGCTGCAACAGCGAATCGTAGGTCCTGGCATTGGGATCTTCGTACTTGTCTGGAATGGTAAGCTCGTCGCGCAATTCGCTCACCGCAGGATTCGTGAGAAGCCGCCAGCTGGCGGTATCAGCGTGTATCGCGAGAGCGTCGCTGTCGATGCCGAGCTGCTGCGTATGTCTCTGGCACTTCTCGCCGAGTTTGCATGGCAGGGAGTGGCGATGGTCGAGTACAAGTTGGACGAGAGCACCGGCCAGCCATACCTCATGGAAATCAACGGTCGCTTCTGGGGCTCGTTGCAGCTTGCCATAGATTCGGGTGTGGATTTTCCAACCCTGCTGATTGCAGCGGCCACGGAGCAGCAGCCCGACCCGGTCAGTCAGTTTCGGACTGGCGTGCGCTCGCGCTGGTTCTGGGGCGACGTGGATCATCTGCTCACTCGTCTGCGCAGATCGGATCGGCAGCTCTCGTTGCCGAGTGGCTCACCGTCACGATGGGCAGCGGTAAAGGCATTTTTTACCCATCATCCCGGCGACGTCAGCGAGATCCGGCGCCGCGACGACATGCGTCCCTTCCTGCGCGAATCTGTCCAGTGGTTCCAGCAACTCCTGTGA
- a CDS encoding glycosyltransferase family 2 protein, whose protein sequence is MSTPSQHEQNPTYSFVIPVYNEEEVLPELHRRMVAVMDTLDGPSEAVLVDDGSRDNSYPLMLELNALDPRFKAVHFSRNFGKEVAVSAGLDLATGEAVVLLDADLQDPPELVVEMAARWREGYDMVYAKRDRRINETWFKRQSSRLFYRTLRRISDVDVPLDVGDFRLVDRRALDAFRSMRERNRYVRGMFGWIGFKQIGVSYVRPGRFAGTTKWPLSKLVRLAFDGIISFSTAPLRMVLQIGFLVSIFSFVAGIGAIVIKLSGMYAISGWASITVLMSFIGGVQLTVLGVVGEYVGRIYDEVKQRPLYLVRELKGFGALDNAPNHLFTQLAHRRSAELEASTTAPPVERPF, encoded by the coding sequence ATGAGCACCCCGTCCCAGCACGAGCAGAATCCCACCTACTCCTTCGTAATTCCGGTCTATAACGAAGAAGAAGTCCTGCCAGAGCTCCACCGGCGAATGGTTGCCGTGATGGACACGCTGGACGGTCCTTCAGAGGCCGTTCTGGTGGACGACGGCAGCCGTGACAACAGCTATCCGCTGATGCTGGAGCTGAACGCTCTGGATCCGCGTTTCAAGGCCGTTCACTTCTCGAGAAACTTCGGGAAGGAAGTCGCAGTAAGCGCCGGTCTCGACCTCGCGACGGGCGAGGCAGTAGTGCTCCTGGATGCGGATCTGCAGGATCCGCCGGAACTGGTGGTCGAGATGGCTGCCCGCTGGCGCGAGGGCTACGACATGGTCTACGCGAAGCGAGACCGGCGCATCAACGAGACCTGGTTCAAGAGGCAGTCATCGAGGCTGTTCTACCGGACGCTCCGTCGCATCAGTGACGTGGACGTTCCGCTCGACGTCGGCGATTTCAGACTGGTGGACCGGCGTGCGCTCGACGCTTTCAGGTCGATGCGCGAGAGGAATCGCTACGTCCGCGGGATGTTCGGCTGGATAGGATTCAAGCAGATAGGGGTCTCGTACGTACGACCCGGACGGTTTGCGGGGACGACCAAATGGCCTCTCTCCAAGCTCGTGCGACTGGCCTTCGACGGGATCATCAGCTTCTCGACGGCGCCCCTCAGGATGGTGCTCCAGATCGGCTTTCTCGTCTCGATCTTTTCTTTTGTGGCCGGAATCGGGGCGATCGTCATCAAGCTGTCCGGCATGTATGCGATATCCGGCTGGGCGTCGATCACGGTGCTGATGTCGTTCATCGGCGGAGTACAGCTCACCGTTCTTGGCGTGGTGGGCGAGTATGTCGGCCGGATCTATGATGAGGTGAAGCAGCGCCCCTTATATCTCGTAAGGGAGCTGAAGGGATTCGGGGCGCTCGACAACGCCCCGAATCATTTGTTTACTCAGCTCGCGCACCGCCGGTCAGCGGAATTAGAGGCGTCGACGACGGCGCCGCCGGTGGAGCGACCTTTCTGA
- a CDS encoding O-antigen ligase family protein — translation MYVTAAFLWISVWRFQDLWPIIGTLQVPILLELALAVALAASLRGARSPRWLKSRMFAIPFLMLALMIVGLPLSLWRGWSFTFITKVFMPILLLMVGVAASIRDADDANWIAFAHLIGADVYSFWTYLFVGIDSSGRLSGGAHYDANDLSLMLVATIPIAVYFLRPGVAIWKRLFALVSLGLLIELIIKSGSRGGFIALICVAIFILVAFRSIPVRVRVGSVAAAALLMTVFGSAAYWQMMRTLTKPSDDYNMTSPVGRKAIWKRGVGYMLTHPLIGTGANTFTQAEGSLSEISKQYAAENRGLKWSTAHNSFVLIGAELGVTGLMLFVTLIGTALKHLAEIKAGPKGDPDVTPEDAAFSQALTGALVGFCVAGFFVSATYFAFFYVLIGMVVAEDSFRARRRARRGTMVPVSATPAKKTRVAQRVPRTHWVPAG, via the coding sequence ATGTACGTCACGGCAGCGTTTCTGTGGATTTCAGTGTGGCGGTTTCAGGATCTGTGGCCGATCATCGGCACGCTGCAGGTCCCGATACTGCTCGAATTGGCGCTGGCCGTCGCACTTGCCGCGAGCTTGCGCGGAGCGAGGAGTCCCAGGTGGCTCAAGTCCAGAATGTTCGCGATTCCATTTCTGATGCTCGCGCTCATGATCGTGGGCCTGCCCTTGAGCCTCTGGCGCGGGTGGAGCTTTACGTTCATCACCAAGGTGTTCATGCCAATACTCCTGCTCATGGTTGGAGTCGCGGCAAGCATTCGGGACGCTGATGACGCGAACTGGATCGCGTTCGCACATCTAATAGGTGCGGATGTCTACTCATTCTGGACGTATCTGTTCGTGGGGATCGACTCCAGTGGACGGCTTAGCGGCGGGGCACACTATGACGCGAACGACCTGTCCCTGATGCTTGTCGCGACAATACCCATAGCGGTCTACTTTCTGCGACCGGGCGTTGCCATCTGGAAGCGGTTGTTCGCACTGGTTTCTCTCGGACTTCTCATCGAGCTGATAATCAAGAGCGGATCGCGCGGCGGCTTCATCGCGCTCATCTGCGTTGCGATATTCATCCTCGTCGCATTCCGTTCGATCCCAGTCAGGGTCCGCGTGGGCTCGGTAGCAGCAGCGGCGTTGCTCATGACCGTGTTCGGATCGGCAGCATACTGGCAGATGATGCGCACGCTTACCAAACCGTCGGACGACTACAACATGACTTCCCCGGTTGGACGAAAGGCGATCTGGAAGCGGGGCGTTGGTTACATGCTGACTCACCCGTTGATCGGGACCGGCGCTAATACATTCACGCAGGCAGAGGGGAGTCTGTCCGAGATTTCGAAACAGTACGCGGCAGAGAATCGCGGCCTCAAATGGTCCACCGCGCACAACTCTTTCGTACTGATTGGAGCGGAGCTGGGAGTCACTGGACTGATGCTGTTCGTGACGCTGATCGGAACTGCACTCAAGCATCTGGCGGAGATCAAGGCCGGCCCCAAGGGCGACCCAGACGTGACACCCGAGGACGCTGCATTTTCCCAGGCTCTCACCGGCGCGCTGGTCGGCTTCTGCGTTGCAGGATTCTTCGTTTCGGCCACTTATTTCGCGTTCTTCTACGTTCTCATCGGCATGGTCGTCGCCGAGGATTCGTTCCGCGCTCGACGCCGGGCGCGCCGGGGAACGATGGTCCCCGTCAGCGCAACGCCGGCGAAGAAGACACGTGTCGCGCAGCGGGTTCCCCGTACCCACTGGGTTCCCGCCGGTTGA
- a CDS encoding glycosyltransferase family 39 protein, protein MPRIGVKFCRRPSRGEGQVLKRERAAVTAVMIVAVLLRVYEVFRFPFEQDELYTIDEATNLFHTRLLPGIQARPFFFLLEHPFLKLAAPTEPFVRFLPLLFGVAGAWVTWRLARDLAGPVTGLIALVLVAISPWHLYVSGFGRYYSLLYLLAALVYWRLPKAYDLDRPKVYLGVLAPLFIGAWTHPSFVFPVIGAALAVSIFQPDGHTRFRWPTLTAWIWLWGPFLGFSVIVAAIIRMIHHVTTVGNGGDRGVPAMLRLVPAMVDWMTLLVAASAVAGIVLMIRSESAEKHRFGWTAVFGCVFTLLALVALSFSTAIYADYGVSALPLLIVAAAYPVGWLAENLGPALASAGSKAVAWILIIGILPSTASHLSDGTRFDYRPALSEINAIAPSIEVLAWPVAIQRAYDPALHSREMPSSVAGLDSALHQYRDLWAIASVKRYGMVGDDTGEMARWFWQNCRKKSEYQRPRLDYRIYRVDLWRCTVGE, encoded by the coding sequence GTGCCGCGCATCGGCGTTAAATTTTGCCGACGCCCCAGCCGAGGAGAAGGCCAAGTCTTGAAGCGAGAAAGAGCAGCCGTTACAGCGGTCATGATCGTGGCCGTCTTGCTGAGGGTGTACGAGGTTTTCCGCTTTCCCTTCGAGCAGGATGAACTCTACACCATAGACGAGGCGACGAACCTCTTCCACACCCGGCTCCTCCCCGGGATCCAGGCCAGGCCGTTCTTCTTTCTTCTCGAACACCCGTTCCTGAAGCTCGCCGCCCCGACGGAGCCCTTCGTACGGTTCCTGCCGCTCCTGTTCGGCGTGGCCGGGGCGTGGGTGACCTGGCGTCTGGCGCGGGACCTCGCGGGGCCGGTGACCGGCTTGATAGCGCTCGTTCTGGTCGCAATCTCGCCCTGGCACCTTTACGTCTCGGGGTTCGGGCGCTACTACTCGCTGCTCTATCTGCTGGCGGCTCTGGTCTACTGGCGCCTGCCGAAAGCCTATGACCTCGATCGCCCCAAAGTATATCTCGGTGTGCTCGCGCCTCTTTTCATCGGCGCGTGGACCCATCCCAGCTTTGTCTTTCCCGTAATCGGGGCGGCGCTCGCCGTCTCGATCTTTCAGCCCGACGGGCACACCCGTTTTCGCTGGCCGACGCTTACCGCATGGATCTGGCTGTGGGGACCATTCCTCGGTTTCTCGGTCATTGTCGCGGCGATCATCCGGATGATCCACCACGTCACAACCGTGGGGAACGGTGGAGATCGCGGGGTACCTGCGATGCTGCGCCTGGTGCCCGCGATGGTCGACTGGATGACCCTGCTCGTAGCCGCCTCGGCGGTGGCCGGGATCGTACTGATGATTCGTTCCGAGTCCGCCGAGAAGCACAGATTCGGGTGGACGGCCGTCTTCGGGTGTGTCTTTACTCTCCTTGCCCTTGTCGCCCTGTCGTTCAGCACCGCGATCTACGCCGATTACGGAGTCTCGGCGTTGCCACTGCTGATCGTTGCAGCTGCATACCCGGTCGGGTGGCTGGCCGAGAACCTCGGCCCGGCCCTTGCTTCTGCAGGCTCAAAGGCGGTCGCATGGATCCTGATCATCGGCATCCTGCCATCTACCGCTTCGCACCTTTCCGACGGCACGCGGTTCGACTACAGGCCGGCGCTGAGCGAGATCAACGCCATCGCTCCGTCCATCGAGGTGCTGGCGTGGCCGGTCGCGATCCAGCGCGCGTATGATCCGGCGCTCCACAGCCGCGAGATGCCGAGCAGCGTAGCAGGGCTGGACTCGGCCCTGCATCAGTATCGTGATCTCTGGGCTATCGCTTCCGTGAAGCGATACGGCATGGTTGGTGACGATACTGGAGAAATGGCGCGATGGTTCTGGCAGAACTGTCGCAAGAAGAGCGAGTATCAGCGCCCGCGTCTCGATTATCGTATTTACCGCGTCGACCTGTGGCGCTGCACCGTCGGAGAATGA
- a CDS encoding exosortase C-terminal domain/associated protein EpsI: protein MLDLVAKFLPAGALAAGTAVTLLVGTPQPTPLRKPLAAALPASFMGAPYSDVAIGADEVSKSGVSDYVNRVYMLNANEGINLYVGYHATQQGDKRMHSPSLCLPGSGWTPVGEQITTIPIGGKPVNVNRFILANGPNRILVYYWFQGRGRITAGEADLKMRAMWDALMTHRDEEALVRIIVPLVKGDTAAVANTGLSPDSLAARFAENIALPLNNSLPAAPGA, encoded by the coding sequence ATGCTTGATCTGGTTGCGAAATTCCTTCCCGCCGGCGCGCTCGCGGCCGGAACAGCTGTGACGCTGCTCGTCGGCACGCCCCAGCCGACACCTCTTCGGAAACCGCTCGCTGCGGCGCTACCCGCGTCGTTCATGGGCGCGCCGTACAGCGACGTTGCCATCGGTGCGGACGAGGTGAGCAAATCGGGCGTGTCGGACTACGTGAATCGCGTCTACATGCTCAACGCAAACGAAGGGATCAATCTCTACGTGGGCTATCACGCAACGCAGCAGGGTGACAAGCGAATGCACTCACCTTCGCTGTGTCTTCCGGGGTCGGGGTGGACGCCGGTCGGCGAGCAGATAACGACGATACCGATCGGCGGAAAGCCGGTCAACGTAAACCGCTTCATACTCGCGAACGGCCCGAATCGAATCCTGGTGTACTACTGGTTTCAGGGTCGCGGAAGAATTACCGCGGGGGAGGCAGATCTGAAGATGCGCGCGATGTGGGATGCTCTCATGACGCATCGCGACGAGGAAGCTCTCGTGCGCATCATCGTCCCACTGGTGAAGGGCGATACCGCGGCCGTTGCGAACACCGGACTTTCGCCAGACTCGCTTGCCGCGCGCTTCGCCGAGAACATCGCGCTCCCGCTCAATAACTCGCTACCGGCGGCGCCGGGGGCATAA
- a CDS encoding polysaccharide deacetylase family protein has product MSAIRGGVKRVVETALVFGGGASFSRRAHSEHLLVLAYHNVVPSGMDVVGDRSLHLRQSAFAAQLDALVRTHDVIPLAAAMSDIPVRQSRPLAAITFDDAYSGAISAGVAELRARNLPATVFITPSFLDGRSFWWDVLADPRLGLDPRIRERALSEGRGLNTEVLAMAARSGIPAHEMPPHARGASNEQLSAALQYDRITFAAHTWSHPNLVALPDAELAEELQRTRTWLQCFGERSLPMVSYPYGLADGRVQKAARDAGYTAAFMIEGGWTVAAPSDSFTIPRLNVPAGVSTNGFILRAAGLIHG; this is encoded by the coding sequence TTGAGCGCCATTCGCGGCGGCGTCAAACGCGTCGTCGAGACTGCGCTGGTTTTTGGCGGCGGCGCGTCGTTCTCGCGCCGTGCACACTCCGAGCACTTGCTCGTACTGGCCTATCACAACGTCGTCCCATCCGGAATGGACGTCGTTGGCGATCGGTCGCTGCACTTGCGCCAATCGGCGTTCGCCGCGCAGCTCGACGCGCTGGTCCGCACCCACGACGTGATACCGCTCGCCGCAGCGATGTCCGACATACCGGTACGGCAGTCACGTCCTCTCGCAGCAATCACGTTCGACGACGCGTACTCGGGCGCAATCTCTGCCGGCGTCGCGGAGTTGCGTGCGCGAAACCTGCCGGCGACGGTGTTCATCACGCCGTCATTCCTCGATGGCCGGTCATTCTGGTGGGACGTCCTTGCAGATCCGCGACTGGGACTCGATCCTCGGATTCGCGAGCGTGCACTGTCCGAAGGTCGCGGCCTGAATACGGAAGTTCTGGCAATGGCGGCGCGTTCGGGCATTCCCGCGCACGAGATGCCGCCGCATGCGCGCGGTGCATCGAACGAACAGCTGAGCGCAGCGCTGCAGTATGACAGGATCACCTTTGCAGCTCACACGTGGAGTCACCCGAACCTCGTTGCCCTCCCCGATGCAGAGCTCGCCGAGGAGCTGCAACGTACTCGCACCTGGCTCCAATGCTTCGGAGAACGGTCGCTTCCGATGGTGTCGTATCCGTACGGACTCGCGGACGGACGCGTGCAGAAGGCGGCGCGTGACGCTGGTTACACGGCGGCGTTCATGATCGAAGGGGGGTGGACCGTCGCTGCACCCAGCGACAGTTTCACCATACCGCGTCTCAATGTGCCGGCCGGCGTGTCCACCAACGGGTTCATACTTCGCGCCGCGGGTCTCATACACGGGTGA
- the asnB gene encoding asparagine synthase (glutamine-hydrolyzing) yields the protein MCGLTGWWGRPASAETLERDAACMCRAIQHRGPDDGGVWTDPESGVALGFRRLAIIDVSPAGHQPMASETGRYVVTFNGEIYNFAAIRASLGDTIRWRGHSDTEVLLAAIERWGLTPAIERCSGMFAIALWDRQERALHLIRDRLGEKPMYYGSFDGTLLFGSELKALRAHPAWRGTVDRAALSLYLRHNYVPAPYCIYDNVRKIVPGTIATFRDPAVEPEITTYWSALEVAERGVRNPLSGDDAESVTQLESLMRRVIGDEMVSDVPLGAFLSGGVDSSALVAVMQADSTQPVKTFTIGFDEAAHNEAPHAEAVARHLGTQHTELYVTPQDAMDVIPRLPQIYDEPFADSSQIPTFLVAQLARQYVTVSLSGEGGDELFAGYNRYFWGERLWRRLERVPRAARSMIGRTLLGVSPASWDSAFEAASPILPKRFHTATPGGKVHKVAAFMSADSSDALYRGLMTHWRDPKAITSAAEPETVLTRTAGQPSFGGVVNRMRYFDTVSELPDDILVKVDRATMAVSLESRAPFLHPDIVEFAWRIPPSQQVRDGQGKWLLRQVLYKYVPRELIERPKMGFGVPIASWLRGPLREWADALIAEDRLRREGYLAPELIRQAWDDHQAGVTDNSHLLWGVLMFQAWLETQ from the coding sequence ATGTGTGGATTGACTGGTTGGTGGGGCCGTCCTGCGTCGGCCGAAACGCTCGAACGCGACGCGGCATGCATGTGCCGCGCCATACAACACCGGGGCCCGGACGATGGCGGGGTGTGGACGGATCCTGAGTCAGGCGTCGCACTCGGATTTCGTCGCCTCGCCATCATCGACGTGTCACCAGCGGGCCACCAGCCGATGGCGTCCGAGACGGGACGCTACGTAGTCACGTTCAATGGCGAGATCTACAATTTCGCGGCCATCCGCGCGTCACTTGGCGACACCATCCGCTGGCGCGGTCACTCGGACACGGAAGTGCTGCTCGCTGCCATCGAGCGGTGGGGACTCACACCTGCCATCGAACGCTGCTCCGGAATGTTCGCAATCGCCCTCTGGGACCGTCAGGAGCGAGCCCTGCACCTCATCCGCGACAGGCTCGGCGAGAAGCCGATGTACTACGGCTCGTTCGATGGTACCCTGCTCTTCGGCTCCGAGCTCAAGGCGCTTCGTGCCCATCCTGCCTGGCGCGGCACAGTGGACAGGGCCGCTCTCTCGTTGTATCTCCGTCACAATTATGTCCCCGCGCCATACTGCATCTACGATAACGTCCGCAAGATCGTGCCGGGCACCATCGCCACCTTCCGCGATCCAGCCGTCGAGCCGGAGATAACGACTTACTGGTCCGCGCTGGAGGTCGCCGAGCGAGGGGTGCGAAATCCCCTGTCCGGCGACGACGCTGAATCCGTCACGCAGCTCGAATCGCTCATGCGCCGCGTGATCGGAGACGAGATGGTGTCCGACGTGCCACTCGGCGCGTTCCTCTCCGGAGGCGTCGATTCATCGGCACTCGTTGCCGTGATGCAGGCGGACAGCACTCAACCGGTCAAGACGTTCACTATCGGTTTCGACGAGGCCGCGCACAACGAAGCACCGCACGCCGAGGCCGTGGCAAGGCACCTCGGCACGCAACATACGGAATTGTACGTCACTCCGCAGGACGCGATGGACGTGATTCCACGTCTGCCGCAGATCTACGACGAGCCGTTCGCGGATTCATCGCAGATCCCCACATTTCTCGTAGCGCAGCTCGCGCGCCAGTACGTCACGGTCAGTCTTTCCGGAGAAGGCGGCGACGAGCTGTTCGCGGGATACAACAGATACTTCTGGGGTGAGCGCCTCTGGCGCCGGCTCGAGCGCGTGCCGCGCGCTGCGCGGTCGATGATTGGACGCACGCTGCTTGGCGTTTCACCCGCGAGCTGGGACTCGGCGTTCGAGGCAGCGTCGCCGATCCTGCCGAAGCGCTTTCACACCGCGACGCCCGGTGGCAAGGTTCACAAGGTCGCTGCATTCATGTCGGCCGATTCGTCGGACGCATTGTATCGCGGACTGATGACGCACTGGCGCGACCCCAAAGCCATTACATCGGCCGCTGAGCCTGAGACCGTGCTGACTCGAACAGCGGGACAGCCGTCGTTCGGCGGAGTGGTGAACAGGATGCGCTACTTCGACACGGTGAGCGAGCTCCCCGACGACATTCTCGTCAAGGTCGATCGCGCGACGATGGCAGTGAGCCTCGAGTCGCGCGCGCCGTTTCTGCATCCCGACATCGTCGAGTTCGCGTGGCGCATTCCGCCATCGCAACAGGTGCGCGATGGTCAGGGCAAGTGGCTGCTGCGGCAGGTGCTCTACAAGTACGTGCCGCGCGAGCTGATAGAGCGCCCCAAGATGGGCTTCGGCGTGCCGATCGCAAGCTGGCTGCGCGGTCCGTTACGCGAATGGGCCGACGCTCTGATCGCGGAGGACCGCCTGCGGCGCGAGGGATATCTTGCGCCGGAGTTGATCCGCCAGGCATGGGACGATCATCAGGCTGGAGTCACCGACAACTCACACCTGCTCTGGGGAGTGCTGATGTTCCAGGCCTGGTTGGAGACTCAGTAG
- a CDS encoding class I SAM-dependent methyltransferase: MRIAERILMQCSRDPAKADLVDGVSDWSNDDPWKNLSIFSDIISRIRGRDVLDFGCGEGAQAIACLDAGARSVVGVDTNPATLAVARSLLRDNVRFVDRLDLESDRFEVIISQDAMEHFANPGAILATWRRVLRPAGRVYVTFGPPWYAPYGAHMHFFTKVPWVNLLFSERTVMHVRSRYRHDGATHYHEVERGLGKMTVGRFERLVQRSGFRLEWSKRDTVKGLPVSRIPLIRELLTNNIAAVLSLTSSATSS; encoded by the coding sequence GTGCGGATAGCCGAAAGGATACTGATGCAATGCTCGCGCGATCCTGCCAAGGCAGATTTGGTTGATGGCGTAAGCGACTGGTCGAACGATGATCCATGGAAGAACCTTTCTATTTTTTCCGACATCATTTCCCGGATACGCGGGCGTGACGTTCTTGATTTCGGATGTGGGGAGGGAGCGCAGGCGATCGCCTGCCTCGACGCTGGCGCAAGATCCGTTGTCGGCGTAGATACGAACCCAGCGACGCTTGCCGTCGCCCGAAGCTTATTGCGGGACAACGTGCGGTTTGTTGATCGACTCGACCTCGAGTCAGATCGGTTCGAGGTGATCATCTCGCAAGATGCAATGGAACATTTTGCCAACCCCGGGGCGATTCTCGCAACGTGGCGTCGCGTCCTGCGCCCCGCGGGCAGAGTCTATGTCACGTTCGGCCCACCGTGGTATGCTCCCTACGGTGCGCATATGCACTTCTTCACCAAGGTGCCGTGGGTCAATCTGTTATTCTCCGAAAGGACTGTCATGCACGTGCGGTCACGCTATAGACACGACGGTGCGACTCACTATCACGAGGTGGAGCGTGGCTTGGGGAAGATGACGGTTGGTCGGTTTGAACGTCTCGTTCAACGATCCGGCTTCCGTCTCGAATGGTCGAAGCGGGACACGGTTAAGGGGCTCCCGGTATCCCGAATACCCCTTATCCGTGAATTGCTTACCAACAACATCGCAGCGGTACTAAGCCTTACGTCCTCCGCCACTTCGTCCTGA